The following coding sequences are from one Triticum aestivum cultivar Chinese Spring chromosome 5A, IWGSC CS RefSeq v2.1, whole genome shotgun sequence window:
- the LOC123107377 gene encoding signal recognition particle 54 kDa protein 2-like, whose translation MVLAQLGRSISRALARMGNATVIDEKVLRECLNEISPVLLQSGIRKIVNLETLAAGTNKLCIIQQAVFTDLCNMLDPGKPVFTPKKGKPNVVMFVGLQGQSDSPTNLACLLCLLFYTYY comes from the exons ATGGTGCTCGCGCAGCTGGGCAGGAGCATCTCCCGCGCGCTTGCGCGGATGGGCAATGCCACAGTGATCGACGAGAAGGTGCTTAGGGAGTGCCTCAACGAGATCTCCCCCGTGCTCTTGCAGTCTGGCATCCGGAAGATCGTCAACCTCGAGACCCTCGCCGCCGGCACCAACAAGCTGTGCATCATACAGCAG GCTGTCTTCACGGACCTCTGCAACATGCTAGATCCAGGGAAGCCGGTCTTCACCCCCAAGAAAGGCAAGCCCAATGTCGTCATGTTTGTCGGATTGCAGGGCCAGTCTGACTCACCAACCAACCTCGCCTGCTTGCTCTGTTTATTGTTCTACACCTATTACTGA